In one Spirosoma rigui genomic region, the following are encoded:
- a CDS encoding SDR family oxidoreductase yields the protein MTTGMLRDDALKGKTIIVTGGGTGLGKSVSRYLLQLGANVTICSRRQAVIDETAKEFTDEMSGLSGAGQVLAVACDVRNPMEIENVIAETIARFGQVDGLLNNSAGNFISPTERLSYKAFDTIVDIVLRGTYYFTLAVGKYWIENKIKGTVLNISTTYATTGSGYVVPSAVAKGGALIMTKSLAAEWGKYGIRLNAIAPGPFPTKGAWDRLFPEPLASMMDPTSRIPLKRVGEHGELANLAAYLLSDYSGYITGESITIDGGEVLAAGEFSHLESVTSEQWDMIGETIKQANRASKKEGQA from the coding sequence ATGACTACAGGCATGCTGCGCGACGACGCGCTCAAGGGTAAAACGATTATTGTAACGGGTGGCGGTACGGGTCTTGGCAAGTCCGTCAGCCGGTATCTGCTTCAGCTAGGGGCCAACGTTACCATTTGCAGCCGCCGTCAGGCCGTGATCGATGAAACAGCAAAGGAGTTCACGGACGAGATGAGCGGGCTTAGTGGAGCGGGTCAGGTACTGGCCGTAGCCTGCGACGTACGGAACCCGATGGAGATCGAGAACGTGATCGCCGAAACCATTGCCCGATTTGGTCAGGTCGACGGGCTGCTCAATAATTCGGCGGGTAACTTCATCAGCCCTACCGAGCGTCTGTCCTACAAAGCGTTTGATACTATCGTGGACATTGTTCTGCGCGGTACCTACTACTTCACGCTCGCCGTGGGTAAATACTGGATCGAAAACAAGATCAAGGGCACAGTCCTCAACATCTCAACCACCTATGCTACAACGGGTTCGGGCTACGTAGTGCCGAGTGCGGTAGCTAAAGGGGGGGCGCTCATCATGACCAAATCGCTGGCGGCCGAATGGGGTAAGTACGGTATTCGGCTCAACGCCATTGCACCCGGTCCGTTTCCGACCAAGGGGGCCTGGGATCGGCTCTTCCCTGAGCCCCTGGCGAGCATGATGGACCCCACCAGTCGTATTCCCCTCAAGCGGGTGGGCGAGCATGGCGAACTGGCGAATCTGGCCGCTTACCTGCTATCCGATTATTCGGGCTATATCACCGGCGAAAGCATCACCATCGACGGGGGCGAAGTGCTGGCCGCCGGCGAGTTCAGCCACCTCGAAAGCGTCACATCCGAACAATGGGATATGATCGGCGAAACGATCAAGCAAGCCAACAGAGCCAGCAAGAAGGAAGGACAAGCGTAG
- a CDS encoding TlpA disulfide reductase family protein — MNIKFYPLLLLSLPVSAQFRYAPEKPQLGQPVSFTYTPKNTPLATDSTIEGRYIRYGAPAVMPQSRPANITLVRQGNDFVGTLQLPKKDLAGVMMLFRNSQQPRRTDLNKGQLYVIPVTDETGKLVPHAIAGQASVFTRTGFLYEVGSRPDPNQVVSLYEQELKANPDLRPVYWSDHLAALVRQKKSGYGPKVKTAIESYLASRPAPTAAELTAAAQLYESMGDFAKANVQRERMKTLDPAGSLVQKDRATAIRNQADWTKRKALYKAFVTEFPASTHLPLLATAMADGYFKNNDIAGLITFVDQQPPAHLDVLMLNTMAFQLADEKRSLPEAEKLANKAIAVLKTQPKPGNVTGNWAEEKQIRERLLMNTLARSLEQQGKHAEAYTAYQAFINPDDVDNSDPRVNERYYLCALRTNHATEAQPMAEAAVEVGKATPRLKAALRDWYAKQPGQNEAKATEYLANLEAELRAEQREELKGILINEPAPAFSMVDLQGRTISSAALKGKVVVVDFWATWCGPCIASFPAMQQAQTRFQNDPNVRFLFVNTREGGPVQRVHNFMARNTYPFVVPLDAQQRMANAYKVQGIPTKVVIDGKGRVRYRAIGYNGNPEATVNELTMVVEMLKEGN; from the coding sequence ATGAATATAAAGTTTTATCCCCTGCTTTTGCTCAGTCTTCCGGTTTCGGCACAGTTTCGATACGCCCCCGAGAAGCCCCAGCTTGGACAGCCGGTGTCGTTTACCTACACGCCCAAAAACACACCCCTGGCAACAGACAGTACGATTGAAGGGCGGTACATTCGGTATGGTGCTCCGGCGGTCATGCCGCAAAGCCGACCGGCCAACATTACGCTGGTTCGGCAGGGGAACGATTTTGTGGGCACCCTTCAGCTTCCGAAGAAAGACCTGGCCGGGGTAATGATGCTCTTCCGGAACAGCCAGCAGCCACGCCGGACCGACCTGAACAAAGGTCAACTTTATGTCATCCCGGTGACCGACGAAACCGGTAAACTGGTTCCCCACGCCATAGCGGGTCAGGCGTCGGTATTTACCCGTACGGGTTTCCTTTACGAGGTTGGCAGCCGCCCCGACCCGAATCAGGTCGTTTCGTTATATGAACAGGAGTTGAAAGCCAACCCGGATCTGCGACCCGTCTACTGGTCGGATCACCTGGCCGCGCTGGTTCGCCAGAAAAAATCAGGCTACGGACCCAAAGTCAAAACAGCCATTGAATCGTACCTCGCATCGCGCCCGGCGCCGACAGCCGCCGAGTTGACAGCAGCGGCTCAACTGTATGAAAGTATGGGTGATTTTGCCAAGGCTAATGTGCAGCGCGAACGCATGAAGACGCTGGACCCGGCGGGATCGCTGGTGCAGAAGGACCGCGCGACCGCCATCCGGAACCAGGCCGACTGGACCAAACGTAAAGCGCTCTATAAAGCTTTCGTTACGGAGTTCCCTGCCTCAACGCACCTGCCCTTACTGGCAACAGCAATGGCAGACGGATACTTTAAAAACAACGATATCGCCGGTCTAATCACCTTCGTCGATCAGCAGCCGCCCGCGCACCTCGATGTACTCATGCTGAATACAATGGCTTTTCAGCTGGCTGACGAGAAACGGTCTCTCCCCGAAGCCGAAAAACTGGCGAACAAAGCGATAGCGGTGCTGAAAACGCAGCCAAAGCCCGGTAACGTAACGGGGAACTGGGCCGAAGAAAAGCAGATCCGGGAGCGATTGCTGATGAACACCCTCGCTCGGTCGCTGGAGCAGCAGGGTAAACACGCCGAAGCCTACACCGCTTATCAGGCATTCATCAACCCGGACGATGTGGACAACAGCGACCCGCGCGTCAACGAACGGTATTACCTCTGCGCCCTCCGCACCAACCACGCCACCGAAGCCCAACCTATGGCCGAAGCCGCCGTGGAAGTAGGCAAGGCAACGCCCCGGCTCAAAGCAGCCCTGCGCGACTGGTATGCTAAACAACCCGGCCAGAACGAAGCGAAAGCCACCGAATATCTGGCTAATCTGGAAGCCGAATTACGGGCCGAACAACGTGAAGAGCTGAAAGGAATTCTCATTAACGAACCCGCCCCGGCCTTCTCGATGGTCGATTTGCAGGGACGGACCATTTCCTCGGCGGCCCTGAAAGGTAAAGTAGTTGTTGTCGACTTCTGGGCCACCTGGTGCGGCCCCTGCATTGCGTCGTTTCCTGCCATGCAGCAGGCACAAACCCGTTTTCAGAACGACCCGAATGTGCGATTTCTATTCGTCAACACCCGGGAGGGCGGACCTGTACAACGGGTTCACAACTTCATGGCCCGCAATACGTACCCCTTCGTGGTTCCCCTCGACGCGCAGCAGCGGATGGCTAACGCTTACAAAGTACAGGGTATCCCCACTAAAGTCGTGATCGACGGCAAAGGCCGCGTTCGGTACCGAGCCATTGGCTACAATGGTAATCCCGAAGCAACGGTCAACGAGCTGACGATGGTGGTGGAGATGCTGAAAGAAGGAAACTAG
- a CDS encoding GNAT family N-acetyltransferase yields MTIRLATTTDLPALLTLIRRVVPLMQAAGNFQWDDQYPNEIVFSQDISQGQLWMADIDGQLAGVAALTEDQEPEYAQVGFDLNQRAIVTHRLAVDPAFQGQGVAAGLLAQAETLALDRGIAFLRVDTNSENPATQRLFPKLGYRYAGEITLSFRPGLRFLAYEKQLGKH; encoded by the coding sequence GTGACGATCCGCCTGGCAACGACAACCGACTTACCCGCTCTCCTGACCCTTATCCGACGCGTTGTTCCGCTCATGCAGGCAGCGGGTAATTTCCAGTGGGACGATCAGTACCCCAATGAAATCGTTTTTAGTCAGGATATCAGCCAGGGCCAGTTGTGGATGGCCGACATCGACGGGCAGCTCGCGGGGGTTGCCGCCCTGACCGAAGACCAGGAGCCGGAGTACGCCCAGGTTGGGTTCGACCTCAATCAACGGGCCATTGTCACGCACCGGCTGGCCGTTGACCCGGCTTTTCAGGGTCAGGGTGTAGCCGCCGGGCTGTTGGCTCAGGCCGAGACACTAGCCCTCGACCGGGGCATTGCCTTTTTGCGCGTCGATACCAATTCGGAAAATCCGGCTACACAGCGCCTGTTCCCTAAACTGGGTTACCGGTACGCGGGCGAGATAACTCTTAGCTTCCGCCCGGGACTGCGGTTTCTGGCCTACGAAAAACAACTGGGCAAACACTAA
- a CDS encoding crotonase/enoyl-CoA hydratase family protein, with amino-acid sequence MTTTYQSLAFEEAGGVLTVSLVGPGKGNAMGPEFWDELPVAMDELERMPEVRCIVIRGSGDHFSYGLDVARMLPRIASMASGSTLAGERRKLMAQIRFMQSGFLKMHQSPKPVIAAVHGWCIGGGLNMIAAADIRLCSRDAKFSLREAKLAITPDIGGLQFLPHIIGQGFTREMAFTGGDYDAAFAGRIGLVNHVYDTPDALFEAAATLARQIADNPAPAVQGAKEVLNYGFGKDIDDGMQYVAVWNSSQMQSVDFGEAMQATLERRKAEFNKKTNRGY; translated from the coding sequence ATGACTACTACGTATCAATCTCTCGCCTTCGAGGAGGCCGGTGGCGTACTGACCGTATCGCTGGTAGGGCCGGGCAAAGGCAACGCCATGGGGCCGGAGTTTTGGGACGAGTTACCCGTTGCCATGGATGAACTGGAACGCATGCCCGAGGTGCGCTGCATCGTTATTCGGGGTAGTGGCGACCATTTCAGCTACGGTCTCGACGTAGCGCGGATGCTACCCCGTATTGCCAGTATGGCCAGCGGCAGCACCCTGGCCGGCGAGCGCCGGAAGCTGATGGCGCAGATCCGGTTTATGCAGTCGGGGTTTCTGAAAATGCACCAGTCGCCCAAACCCGTTATTGCGGCCGTGCATGGCTGGTGCATCGGGGGGGGGCTGAACATGATAGCCGCTGCCGATATCCGGCTGTGCTCGCGTGACGCTAAATTCAGCCTGCGCGAAGCCAAACTCGCCATCACACCCGACATCGGGGGGCTACAGTTTCTGCCTCACATTATTGGTCAGGGATTCACCCGTGAGATGGCGTTTACGGGGGGCGACTATGATGCGGCCTTTGCCGGACGGATTGGCCTGGTTAACCACGTCTACGATACCCCCGACGCCCTGTTCGAAGCTGCTGCGACCCTGGCCCGTCAGATTGCTGATAACCCGGCTCCGGCGGTACAGGGGGCCAAGGAAGTGCTTAACTACGGCTTTGGAAAAGACATCGACGATGGAATGCAATACGTAGCCGTCTGGAATTCATCGCAAATGCAGTCGGTCGATTTCGGCGAAGCCATGCAGGCAACGCTCGAACGGCGGAAAGCGGAGTTCAATAAAAAAACAAATCGAGGCTATTAA